A genomic window from Agrobacterium tumefaciens includes:
- a CDS encoding class I SAM-dependent methyltransferase, with protein MDDTVKDAWRRAPRLNEFADFFERTASGLEGAPDYGAPIASADLLQFDLDCLTYADTHRRLWGKFEHHYFASIPFRLEEECRIAAAAFRFCLGAWALECRPATLYTLGAGAGSLSRSLAKLGDGRISTLNCSPTAANRVCFYEKRGSEYAHFFEGPFFELDADRIASDRDLKPFRRGFDVLIEDTTFQMYGSDRDNQTEFVARSLRPTGVLVQVQKLRHPDPLIYAERERQKDEMFKSLFFSQSQISEKKREILNTMLDFQVDMATTVAALGLSFRYSVVTWNSGNFYTIVSSNSRRSMIEYVSLLLSPAIPADFSNGRLPLTIIDDANEPLPTNWKWRPPWSVKPVVAPLPGPRGD; from the coding sequence ATGGATGACACGGTAAAAGACGCTTGGCGACGTGCGCCGAGACTGAATGAGTTTGCCGACTTCTTCGAGAGAACTGCAAGCGGGCTGGAGGGCGCGCCCGACTATGGCGCGCCGATCGCTTCAGCCGATCTTCTGCAATTTGATCTGGATTGCCTGACATACGCAGACACTCACCGGCGACTGTGGGGCAAGTTTGAGCATCACTATTTTGCCAGCATCCCCTTCCGGCTGGAAGAGGAGTGCCGTATTGCAGCTGCGGCATTCCGGTTTTGTTTAGGGGCTTGGGCACTGGAGTGCCGGCCGGCGACATTGTACACGCTGGGAGCCGGAGCTGGCAGCCTTTCCCGCTCGCTCGCGAAACTCGGCGACGGCCGCATCAGTACTCTTAACTGCAGTCCGACCGCTGCGAACCGTGTGTGCTTTTACGAAAAGCGCGGCAGCGAGTACGCGCATTTCTTCGAGGGCCCTTTTTTCGAACTCGATGCTGATCGGATCGCAAGTGATCGGGACCTCAAGCCATTTCGGCGAGGATTCGATGTACTTATCGAAGACACCACGTTCCAGATGTATGGAAGCGACAGGGATAATCAGACAGAATTTGTCGCCCGCTCGCTCAGGCCGACAGGGGTGCTGGTGCAGGTGCAGAAGCTCCGGCATCCCGATCCTCTGATCTACGCAGAGCGTGAACGTCAAAAAGACGAGATGTTCAAATCGCTTTTTTTCTCACAGAGCCAGATTTCGGAAAAGAAACGTGAAATCCTCAACACCATGTTGGATTTCCAGGTCGATATGGCGACGACCGTTGCGGCACTTGGCCTGTCTTTTCGCTACAGCGTGGTGACCTGGAACAGTGGCAATTTTTACACGATCGTCTCGTCGAACTCTCGACGATCCATGATTGAATACGTTTCGTTGCTGTTGAGCCCTGCAATACCCGCTGACTTCTCTAACGGGCGACTGCCGCTGACGATTATTGACGACGCCAACGAGCCGCTCCCCACAAACTGGAAATGGCGCCCTCCTTGGTCAGTAAAGCCGGTCGTTGCTCCATTGCCTGGACCGCGCGGAGATTGA
- a CDS encoding GNAT family N-acetyltransferase — METSSWQIRTISPGEVDVFRQIRLEALQSEPGAFASVYEDWVGLSDAEWRERMNIPVFVAFAERRPVGLMALKQLHQPKMIHRATITMVYVNQRFRSSGLANALLDTTIRYAQQHGMRQIELGVRANRAGAIRFYKRAGFREIGTVPQGYVDDGLEFDEILMAKRLDAKTCL; from the coding sequence ATGGAAACATCCAGTTGGCAGATCCGCACAATCTCGCCAGGGGAAGTGGACGTGTTCCGCCAGATTCGACTGGAAGCATTGCAAAGCGAACCTGGTGCCTTCGCGAGCGTCTATGAGGATTGGGTAGGGCTCTCGGATGCGGAATGGCGTGAGCGGATGAATATTCCTGTTTTCGTAGCATTCGCCGAAAGACGTCCTGTCGGATTGATGGCGCTAAAGCAATTGCACCAACCCAAGATGATCCACCGAGCAACGATTACGATGGTGTACGTAAACCAGCGCTTTCGCTCTTCCGGTCTTGCAAACGCACTATTGGACACGACCATTAGATACGCTCAGCAACACGGGATGAGGCAGATCGAGCTGGGAGTGCGAGCCAACCGTGCAGGGGCGATACGATTCTACAAACGCGCCGGTTTCAGAGAGATCGGGACTGTCCCACAGGGATACGTCGATGATGGACTTGAATTTGATGAAATCCTCATGGCCAAGCGACTAGACGCGAAGACTTGCCTCTAG
- a CDS encoding peroxiredoxin has translation MKTSQEDFAGVYLLGMQLPCVVLNATDGTSVDLRGPGLSVVYAYPRTSPPDGRVFDGWEEIPGARGCTPQSCAFRDHFAELRRLGVSRLFGLSTQPTEYQKEAADRLHLPFPLLSDSSLSLANALNLPTFEAGGFTLLKRLTMIIEEGTIKHVFYPVHLPDENAEAVISWLVANSSS, from the coding sequence ATGAAAACCTCACAGGAAGATTTCGCAGGGGTCTATTTGCTAGGGATGCAACTGCCGTGCGTGGTGCTTAATGCGACCGATGGTACGTCCGTTGACCTTAGAGGACCGGGTCTATCCGTAGTCTATGCCTACCCACGTACAAGTCCACCGGACGGCAGGGTATTTGACGGATGGGAAGAAATACCCGGAGCTAGAGGGTGCACGCCGCAATCTTGTGCTTTTCGAGATCATTTCGCTGAGTTGAGGCGATTAGGGGTGAGTCGGCTTTTCGGACTTTCAACTCAGCCCACTGAATATCAAAAGGAGGCCGCAGACCGGCTCCATCTGCCTTTTCCATTACTTTCCGACAGTTCGCTTTCGCTGGCCAACGCTCTTAACTTGCCCACCTTTGAAGCTGGAGGGTTCACGCTGCTCAAGAGGCTGACGATGATAATCGAAGAAGGCACCATCAAGCATGTTTTCTATCCGGTACATTTGCCCGATGAAAATGCCGAAGCGGTGATTTCTTGGCTGGTAGCGAACTCTTCCTCATGA